AAATCCGCCTTCAACTGAAATACGTGCAGGATAAATTGAATCAGTTATAACGTCTAACATATATGCACTGAATTGCATCTAATCACTTTCATGTAGGGATTCATATAAAAGAGGTAAAAATGTACCAATATCTGTTACAATACTAACTACCTGAGCACTTCCCCTGTCAGATAATTTGGTAACAGTAGCAGGATTAATATCCACACAGATACTTTTAACTTTTGAAGGAAGTAAATTACCCATAGCTATTGAATGCAACATGGTAGCTATCATAATTACCATATCAACTTCCTGAGCCTGTTTACGCATTAATTTTTGTGACTCTGCAGTGTCAGTTATTACATCAGGCAGAGGACCGTCATCACGAATAGAACCTGCTAAAACATACGGAATGTCCTTTTTAATACATTCATACATGATTCCGCCAGTTAAGGTGCCATCTTCAACAGCCTGTTTAATTGATCCTGAACGGTTGATTTTATTAATGGCCCTCATATGATGAGTATGTCCATGAGCTATAATTTCTCCTGTTTCCACTTCAATACCTAAGGAAGTTCCAAAAATATTGCTTTCAATATCGTGAGTAGCCAGTGCATTACCTGCAAGAAGAGAATCAATATATCCTTCCCTGATTAAAGCAGCCAGATATTTGCCTGATCCTGTGTGTACAATAGCAGGACCTCCAACAATAGCTATTTTACCTCCTTTACTTTTGATTTCTTTAATTTCTTTTGCAATTCCCCTAATTAAATTCATCAAAGGTTTTTCAGAAGAAACATCACTGTTCATAAATTCAAAGGTTCCACTTTTTTCTCTGGACCTTTGAGGTGGTGTAACTTTTATTCCGTCACGACCAACAACAATCATATCTCCTGCCTTAATTTCCGCTATCGGTTTAACTGATGCACGAGAATTTTTTTCATCAACACAGATTAAACAATCCATCTCAATGTTTTCAACAACAATCCAATTACCTTTATAGAGAATGTGAGTTGTATGATTTGAAGTAGAATAAAAACCTTCCGGAGCAACTTTATCTTTTGAAGATGCAACTAATTCAACCTCTTTTAATTCAGATATTGATGCACCTAATACTGACAACTCATCTAAAATAGAATTTAAAAGGTCGATAGACTCTGCATAAACTGCCATCTTAACCTTACTAGTATCAGTTTTTCTTTTACCTACATCAAATTCTAAGAAATCAAAATCTCCACCTTTATCCATGATAATATCCAGAGCTTTTGGTAAAGTTAATGAATCAATAACATGACCAGAAAGTTCAATTGTTCTACTATTCATAATTTTTGCTCCTAATTATTAATTATTAATATTGTAATTTTACTTTAAGCTAATATTTAAATAATTCCATATTAATTTTTTATAAGAAAAGTAATAATTAACTAAAAATTTTAAAAAATAATGAACAAAAAATAATAAAAGTTAAATTAAATTAAAAGTAAAAACAATTTATCACAATAATGATAAAAAATCATAAATTATTTTTGAAGCGGAAACTGCAGTAATATCTCCCAATCTGTCACCAGCTGTTTCAACAACATCCATCCCGACAACATTTTTTAAAGATAAAGTTTGAAGCATAGCTTCTATATGGCCATACGCTATTCCGTTGGGAGTTGGGTTGCCTACAGTCGGAGCAATAGACGGATCAAAAACATCCATATCAATAGACAAATAAATTGGAGTGTCAATAATACTCAAATAATATTCTATATTATCCAGATGATGAAATACATCATTATTTTTAAATGTTGTGATATTTGACTGGTTTTTAACAAAATCTTCCTCTTCCTTTGAAGCTGACCTGATGCCAATCTGAACCAATTCCTTAACACCCATTTCATGAACCCTTTTCATGACACTGGCATGGGAATACAGCTCTCCAATAAAAGTATCTGCCAGATCCCTATGAGCATCCAAATGGACAACAGTCAGATCATCATATTTTTTAGTTAATGAATTAAGAACACCAATAGTCAAACTATGTTCTCCACCAATAGTCAGAGGTTTGATTTTTAAATCAGACAGTTCGTTAACAGTATCTTCAATTATGTCACATGTTTTTTTACAGTTTCCAAAAACAACATTTACGTCTCCGAAATCGTAAAAAATATTGTCCAATTGTGTATTAAAAATAGTATTATATTTTTCAAACCCATAGGAAGCTTCTCTAACTACTATGGGTCCAAAACGTGAACCAGGATGATAAGATGTTGTACTGTCAAACGGAACACCAATTATTCCCCAAGCACCCTCTTTAAGGTTGTTAAAATCAGTTTCTTCCTGGGAAAAAGCAAATTTCCATGGTTCATATGTGTTTAAAAGCATAATAAATCAAAAAAGAACTAAATAAAATTATTTAGTTCTCATAATTTTCATATTTCCTAAAGCTACGATGTAATCTACTTCAATACCTTCAGTGATTTGGTCTTTTAATTCTTCAGGCATAGGTAAATCTAAAGTGTCGTAGTTTTCCATATCCATTAACTGAACATTGTTACCTTGGATAGATAATACCTGACCAACCCTTTTATCGATAATTGGAATATCTACTTTGGTATCTACAGGTTTAACAATACTTCTTTTTTGGTTATCGAAAATACCTACAGCTTCTAATCTAGCTTTAGCAGCACCATGTTTACCTGGGGATGAAGTAGTTAAACTTGTGATTTTAGATGCTTCCCCACCTAATACGATATATTTACCAACTTTTAATGTTTTAATCTCTACAACTTTTGTTGACATTAATTTTCCTCCATAAATTAAAAAATAGATTTAAATAAGTAATCTATAATAAGAATTATTTTAGATTAATAATAATTCTATCCAACATTTTATATAAATTATTCGTTTTAACAAGTAGGACTTCAATAATAAATATTAAATAGAAATTACAAATTTAAAACAAAGTGATAAAAATGAAAATAGCTATTGTATCAGGAAAAGATGAGGGTCCAACAAGGTTAAATGCATTTGACAATGCACTAACTGCTGCTGGAATAGGAGACGTCAATTTAATTAAAGTATCAAGTATGCTTGGAAAAAACACTCAAGTTAAAGACCTGCCAAAACTCAAACCTGGAGCTATGGTTAATTGTGTACTTTCTTCAGTTACCTCAAGCAAGCCTGGAGATACAATAACTGCAGTTGTTGCAGTAGCTATTGGGGAAAAATTAGGCTGTGTAGTTGAAACAACTGGAACAAACAAGGACCCGCAGGATTTGATTGGTGAAGCTAACTTCATGGTAAACTACATGATGGAAAAACGTGAAGTGGAAATTAAAGATATTATAATTGAGTCCGCCAGTACAACTGTTGAAAATATAGCTTCAGTTGTAGCTTCAGTTGTTTATTTGAATGATGAAATAATTGAGGGATAAAATATGGATGCGAAAGATAAAAAAATAGCTACAGACCTTTGTTACGATATTATAAAAGAGGTAGGAAGAGCTATCAGACCATATGTCGGAAAACCTGAATCAGGAGAAAAAGTTAAAATGGGGGCTGACGGCACTCCAACATCATATATTGATGTTATAGCTGAAGATCAAGTAATTAACATTTTAAAAAATGCTCCTATACGCTCATACATCATTAGTGAAGAAATTGGAGAACTGAAAGTTGGATACGGAAAAAAAGAAAGTGTTGTTTTAACTCAGGAACTTAGAAGAACTGATTTAACTCCGGAACAAAAACCCAAATTCATATTCTTAATAGACCCTATTGACGGTACAAGCAATGCAATTAAGGAAATACCTGCATATGGAATTTCAATAGCTGTTGCAAATGTTCCTGATGGCAGATTAGCTACTTTAAATGATGTTGAATTAGGTTTTATCAGCAACTTCGGAAACGGCAATTTCTTTGAAGCTGAAAAAGGAAAAGGATGCTGGTTGAATAATGAAGAGGTGCACCCCTCAGATATTGTAAACATCAGTGATATGTCTCTTGGAGGATTTACTAAAAGCGGAACCAAAGCAGCTTCCAAATTAGTTGACAATGCAAGGCGCATGCGTGTTTTAGGTTCTGTTGTTTTGGAACTTTCATATGTAGCCAGCGGAAGATATGATGCATTTCTTGATTTGAGAGGCAGCAGAATAATAGATATTGCAGCTTCCAAATTGATTGTTGAAGAAGCCGGAGGAATCATCACCAACAAATACGGTGAAAAACTGGACAATAAATTAAGTATCTATGAAAGAACAATTGTTGTTGCAGCAAATAACAATATACTCCACAAACAGATAATCGATATCTTAAATGACAATGAAAGTGATGTTATCGGAGAAGTTGGGGTAGTAAGCCGTGTAGATGAATACCATGCAATATTATTCTCTGTAAAAATCATAGATTATCTTTTGAATAACGGTATTGATGTAGTCATTGAAAGGACACTGGCCAGAAAGCTTGAAAAACTTAAAAAAGACCCTAATTTGAAAAATATAATTAACACAACCATAAAAGAGCATCCTGAATTAAAGGACCAGTTGAAAAATTTAAACTTTAACATTGAATTTAAATTGCTCTCACAAAGTATACAAGACTTTAAAAGCGATATGGCAATTATTCTTGGTGGAGACGGAACCCTTTTAAGAACACAGACTAAAATGACTGAAGAAATACCAATATTTGGAATTAATATGGGTACAGTAGGATTTTTAACTGAAATTGAAGTTAATGAAACATTTGATTCACTTAAAAAAATATTAAAAGGAGAATATTACCTTGAAAAAAGAACAAAATTAGTTGTTTCCCATGAAAACCACCATTATTCTGCACTGAATGAAGTTGTTGTAATGACTGACGAACCTTCAAAAATGCTTCATTTCCAGGTTCAGGTAGACGGAGAAATCATTGAAGAATTCAGAGCTGACGGTCTTATCATATCAACTCCAAGCGGTTCTACAGCATATTCCATGTCTGCAGGAGGTCCGATTGTTGATCCGAATGTAGGAGGATTTATCATCATCCCAATTTGTCCGTATAAATTAGGTGTAAGGCCATTTATCGTGTCTGATGAAAGTGAAATTATTGTCAAATTACTTAAAAAAGGTAAAACCGCAGTATTTGTAATGGACGGCCAAATAAATGAGGAAGCAGAATATCAGGAAGAAATCAGATTCAAAAAATCAGACAAACACGTTTACTTCATAAGAAACTCAAATAAATGTTTCTATAAAAAAGTTAAAGACAAGTTAAATGAGGGAGGCATCAACAACTAATGAACAGCCTCGTAATTGACATGACTCACGGAGGAGTGAAAATAGCCGTCAGTCTTGCAAAAAAAGATGAAACAGTCTATGCCTATGACATTTACAACACTTTGAAAAGTGTTGATAAAAAAATGTTAGCGGTTTATAATGTTAAAATTATAGATTTGGACTATTTAAAAAACTTAAACGGAAATTTAAGAGTTATCTATCCTGTTCATTTACCTTTAACTAAAAGAGATATTGAAAAGTATAATCCCTCTTTAAATTATACTTTTTTAACCCATCACGAAATAATTAAAGAACTTCTGAAAAACTGGGGCAATGACATTCCCAAAATTGAAGTTACAGGAGTTAAAGGAAAAACCAGCTGCGTTTTTATGCTTAAAGAAATCTTAATTGATAAAAACCCACTAATTTTATCCAGCTTAGGTGCATTATTATATGAAAATGGAGTGAAAAAAACATTAAAACAAAATATATCAATTACTCCTGCAAATATTAAAGAAACAATTGACCTTGCATATAAAATAGCTAACCCTGTATGCGAAATAGCTGCAGGGAAATGCGATAGCCAAAATCTTAAAAAATATGGGTGTGCAATTTTTGAAAGTTCACTTGGAGCCAGCGGAATTGGAGATGTAGGGCTTTTGACAAACATAGTTGAAAATTATCCAATAGCTAAAAATAAAAGAACAGCCAGTGAAGCTAAAAGTCAGATATTCAATTGCAGCATCGTAGCTATCCAAAAAGAAACATTAGATGAATTCTACAAAAACATCGAACATAAAAAGATAAATACTTTTTCCCTAAATAACAATGCTGACGTAACTGTTAAAAATATAGAATATGATTTGGATAAAACACTGTTTGATATAAGTTATAACAATATAATAACTGCCAACGGTGAGGTAATCTCCGGAGAATTTAAGGTTGAAACATTTGCTCCAGGAAAACATCATGTAAAAAATGTTTTGGGAGTTATTGCAACTTGTTTATCATTAAACATTCCAAAAGAAAAAATAATCAAAGGACTGGCCAATTATAAAGGAATTAAAGGAAGAACCAATAAAAAAATCATTGAAAATTCAACAATAATAGAAGAAATCAATCCCGGAATCAATACAAAAGCTATTGAAGAGTCCATAAACATGATAAGAAATTTGGATGATTATTACATAGCCATTGGTGGAGATTACGGAATAACATGTGAAGAAATTGATGAATCTAAAGTCAGCACTTATCTGGACACTCTTGATTACAATATCATTTTAACCGGAGAAGTAGGTGAAGGAATTTTAAAAAAAATGAATAAACCGGTAAAATATTCAAAAAACTTCCAGGATGTTTATAAACAAGCTATACACAACAATAAAAACCTGCTTTTGATTTATCGCTCAGATTACAGAAAACTTAATAAAAGATAATCAAAAATGTAACATTAGTTTTACATAAAATTGAAACATTTAATAAATATTAGCTAAATATTATAATTTGTAATTTAATGATAGTTATATGTTAAAATTTATTATTAAATTAGAAATAATACTTTTAAATTGGAGATTATATTTTGAATGTTGGAACAAGAGGAAGTCAATTAGCACTTGCACAAACTAATCAAGTTTGTAAAGATTTAGCATCAATTACTAATGAAAATATTGATGTTAACATAATTAAAACAAAAGGCGACAAAATAACTAATTCTCAATTATATAACATGGATGCAAAAGGTCTTTTTACTAAAGAACTTGATAAAGCATTGCTTGAAGAAGAAATAGATTTTGCAGTACATAGTTTTAAAGATTTACCAACTGAATTAGATGAAGAACTTGAAATAGCAGCAGTTCCAAAACGTGTAGCTCCAAATGAAGTACTGATCTCTAATAAAAACTGGGATGAACTAGGCCCTAATTCCAAACTTGGAACTAGCAGCCTCAGAAGAGAAGCTTTTTGTAATTACCACAATAAATGCTTTGAACTCAAACCAATTAGAGGCAATATTGAAACCAGAATCAGCAAAGTTAACGGTAGCGATTTAGATGCAACACTTATGGCTCAGGCAGGACTAATAAGATTAAATCTTACACAACACATAAAAACAGTGTTTCCCCTAGATTATATCACACCTGCAGCAGGTCAGGGTGCATTAGCCATCATAACCCGAAAAGATTCTGATAAAAAAGAAATTATTTCTAAATTAAATGACTATCAATCCCGGCAAGAAGTATTTGCTGAAAAACAAGTGCTTGAAGAACTAGGTGTAGGTTGTCAATGGCCAATTGGTGCTATAGCCCAAATGAAGGACAAACAATTTTGTATATACTCAATCCTATTAACCAAAGAAGGAGAAGTTCTAAAAGAACATACTGAAAAAGGATCAATAAGAGATGCTGTCCAATTTGGTAAAAAAATAGGAAAAGTTTTTAAGGATTATGTTTAATTGGAGGAATAAAATTGAGAACAGTAAATGTAGGAGTTATTGGAGTAGGTGCAATGGGATACAACCATGCACGTGTATATTATAAATTAGAAGAAGCTAATTTAGTTGCTGTTAGTGATGTAAGTGAAAGAACTTTAAATAAAGTAGCTAAAAAATATGATGCAAAAGGTTTCACTGATTATGAAGATTTACTCAAAGATCCTGAAATAGAAGTAGTTAGCGTATGTGTTCCAACTACCTTCCACCATGATGTTGTAATGGAAGCTATTAAACATGGAAAACATGTATTAGTTGAAAAACCAATAGCTTTTACCCTAAAAGAAGCAGAAGATATGATTGCTGCTGCAAAAGAAGCTGGAGTTATTTTAGCAACAGGACATGTGGAAAGATTCAATCCGGCTGTTCAAAAAGCTAAAGAACTCATTGATAATGATGTTATTGGAGATATCGTATCTGCATCTGCAAAAAGAGTAGGACCATTCCCTCCAAGAATAAAAGATGTTGGAGTAACTATTGATTTAGCTATTCATGATTTGGATGTAATGAACTACTTATTTGATGAGGATGTTATTCAGGTTTACGGAACCATGAACAGTATCCTGGAAAAATGTGAATTTGAAGACCATGCTGAAATCATGATTAACTTCAAAAATGAATCTACAGGAATTCTGGAAGTAAACTGGTTAACTCCATACAAAAGGAGACAAATTGAAATTACAGGAACTGACGGAATCATTTCAGTAGACTATATCGAACAAAGCATTGACGTATACGGTAAATTCGCTCAGGATATTGATATTAAACATGAAGAACCATTAAAAGAAGAATTAAGGTCCTTTTTAAATGCAGTTGTTAATGGAACTGAACCTGAAATTACCGGTGAAGACGGTCTTAAAGCACTTAAAATGGTAATAGCTGCTACAAAATCCTCCAGAGAACATAAACCTATTAGCTTTGATGAAATTGAATAGGTGATTTTAATGAAACAAAAATTAATTAAAAAAGCTCAAGAGCTTAGACAACATGGTTTTACAACTGGTGAAATAGCTGATGAACTTAATGTAAGTATGGATACTGCCAGATGGTTAACTCTCCAAAAACCTGCTGAAGAAAAACCAGAAGCTCCTGTTGACTTTTTTATAAATTGGAAAAGTTTAGGTGGAAATTCAACCCGTTTAAGATATGTTTCCGGAGCTTTAAGTGATATGGCATTATCACATGGAGAAGCTGAAGTAATTCTTGGAATAGCTGTCAGCGGAATACCATTTGCAACTATGATGGCTGACTTTCTAGAAGACATGAGTGGAGTTGAAACTTCCCTTGCAGTATACCACCCTCACAAACACAGAAAAGAAAAAGACGACGGCGAAGGAGCTATAAGTACCAATTTCGGATCTGTTGAAGGTAAAAAAGTTGTAATTGTTGATGATGTTATAACCAGCGGTAAAACTGTAAAAGAAGTTATTCATGCAGTAAAAGACCATGGTGGAGAACCTATAGCTGTTACTGTATTAATCGACAAATCAGGACTTTCTGAAATTGAAGAAGTTCCTATCGAATCTTTAATTAAAGTAGGTAGATTATAAACCTACATTTTTACTATTTTTTATAAAAAAAGAAAAAGAATAGTCATAAAGACTAATCATAATTTTAAATTATTCTTCGTTTAATTTTCTGCGTTTGTATCCAACAAATATTAACAAAGCAACGATTATAATTAATATAATAGAAGCAATAATTGTATTCGGATTACTTTTCATTATATTTTTATCAATTTCATATGCTTTTACAGATTTGGAGTCATCACCTGCAGAACTTCCAGCACTTTTTGCATTTGATCCTGAAGAGGATTTTGTGCTACTTGCTGGAGATGGATTTCCGTCAAGGCTTGGACTGTCACTAGATGAAGTACTGCTATTTGTACGAACAGTTCCACCATATGAATTGGATCTTGAGTCTCCAGTGTCTGTATTTGAATTCAAGAAATTAATCAAAGCATCAAGTAAACTTACACCTAATTTGTTAGAATTTTTATCTGTACTACTAGTGCCGTTAGACGGATTTTTTGATCCTCCATCATCACCAGATAAATCAGGGACATCCACATAACCTGCATCACCGTCAGGTCTATCTGGAACATTTGGATTTTTATCATCACCATCGTCAGGAGTTACAATAACACTACTTCCGTCACCAGGTTTAGGAAGTAAAGGATTTCTATTAGGGAAATCAGGGAACCATGGTTTTATTTTTGAACCATCAACCTTATTTGTCAAATTGTTCACATTGGTAGGAGTCGTATAATTAAATTCAGAACCTCCGTCAACATGATTGTAAATTTCCGCATAATAATCAAATGCATTGACTACACGATTATTATAATATGAAGTATTATAAAATTTTCCTTTCGTATTGAATGCATCATAACTGGCTTTCGCATCTTTCCTAGTAGATATTAATAAATTATCAACAATAACCGAATTCTCAGCACTTATTAGAGAAATCGCATATTTTGCATCACTAGTAACTGTATTATTTTTAATTACAAATGTATGGTTACCTTTAGTTGATTGAGAATAACTTATACCGTACATATTGTCATTGTCCTTAACTTCCGCAACACTATGAACTTCAATTGTATTATTAATAATAGTATCGTTAGAATCCTGAACTTCTATACCTGCAACAAGTGCCCAGCTATCATTACCTGCCAATCCTGTCACGTTAATCTTATTATGAGCAATATACAATTGTGTATCACCATAATAATTTTGTGAATAGATTCCTATGTTTGGCCCGTTAGATATTGAATACAAATCATTATTAGTTATATTTATCTTCTTAGAAGGTCCGGTAATTTGTATAGGGTATGCAGTACCGGCAGATAACATTCCGCCAGTAGTTAAAATAGCTATATTATTAGAATCTAATGTCAAACTATTTACACGCCATACATCAATACCATAAAGATAATTATTAAGACCTGGGAAAGTTAAGAAATCTTCCATATACAAAGTATTGTTTTTAACAAGACAATCATTTGAATCGGCAATAATTATACCGTCCAATGTAGGGAAAGGACTTCCTGGCCTTTTATTAACAATACTTGCAACAATATTTCCGATAAATGTTAAATTATTACTGTACTCAATACCTACACTTGCCACATAATTAGAATTTAAATCAGCTCCAACTGCTCCGAAATTAACATCCCTCAACGGAAGCTGAGTATAAATACTGTTATTTGCAATTAATGCATTAGGACAGTTACTTACTTTTAAAGCATAATTATAGGTATTTGCCTTATAATTATGGCCTTCAAAGTTGATTATACAGTTAATAACTTCCAAACCACTAATTGGAGCAATTCTTCTTCCAACTGCAGAAATGCCGTAACCTTCACTATCACGAGGAACATTATAATTTATAACACAATCACGTATATGCGTATTATTGGCCAATGTAAGAATTGCCGCACCATCAGCATCTTTGAAATCAAAATCATTAACTAATGTGAAATTAGCTAAGGTAACATCTTTACCATTAATCAAAAATGCAACATTTTGCAAAGTAAAATTATTACCTAAAATAGTTACATTATTTGCTTCAATTTTTAAAAGACCTAAATTATCAAAGTTTTGAGTTAATACAAATTTGGTATTAGAATGCTCAACCCCCAAAGTACCGTCAACAAAATATTCATCGATGTTAAATATGGTCAAATTAACTGTATCAGAATCATTTTGATCATCAATGTCCGGATTATCAGGATCAACTGGAAAATCCGGAATATCTGGAATGTCAGGCACATCTGGAACTTCTGGTGCATCACCAACAATTATAATATTAGGCACAGTAGTATTTTCACCTAATGTTGATAAATCATTTGCAGAAACGCATCCCATAATCACGAAAAATAACATTAACAAAGATGTAATTATTATTTTTCGACTTAATTTAATCTTTTTCACCTCTTTTTAGTTTTAATAAAATCTTTTAAAACTAAAATAAGTCATTTTATAAGATTAAAAAAAACTTATTTAAAGTTCAAACTAAAAGACAATTAAGTATATGTAAAAAATAGTTTATATATTTATCCTTAAAATAAAATCAAAAGAGATTAATTGAATAATCTCTTTTTTAAAATATTCGTATTGTGTTTCCTGTTTGGAAATTGTTCCAGCAGGAAGTTATGATGTATTCTCCATGCATCAATCTAATGTTTAATTTGGCCATACCGTTATTGTCTGTGACTTTATAGTAAAATACTCCGTTTACATTAAATGATACGTTTTGGTTAGCCAGTGGTTTTCCCTGACCGTCTAATGTCTGTGCAGTAAAGCTGCTTCCGTCCAGGTATTTCATGTTCAAGTTTTTAGTAACCAATGTAGGCAATACACTGACTTTGTTTCCAATAACCAATCCGTCAAACATAGTTGTAATGATATATTCTCCAGGCCTTAGAGATATTCCCAGACTTGCAACACCATTACTGTCAGTTGTCCTGTGATAAAACACACCATTGATGTTAAAAGTCACTTCCTTATTTACAGCCAAGCTCCCATCCTTGTTATAAATGGTTGCTTCAAATCTTGAAGCATTTAAATAGTACTTGGTTAAATCCTTTTGAACAATCAATGAGTTTACAGTAATAATATTGCTTGATTGCTCACCTGTAACAAGATTTATCACAGTTATAACATACTTGCCAGGATTTAAGTTAATGCCCATCATAGCTATTCCCTTATCGTTGGTGGTTTTGGTGTAAAAGACACCATTGATATTGAACTGAACGTTTTTGTTTTTAAGGAAATTACCATGAGAATCAGTAAATATTGCATAATATTGTGTGCTGTTTCTAAACATTTTAACAACATCCAATCCTTTAACAGTTGGTTCAATAGTGACATTTGCATGCTTGGTTATTGGAGTATAGTTTAATAATCCTTTAAATTTAACAACAACAGAATATATTCCACTGTCCAGATTCAAACCCAAACTCACACTACCTTTCTCATCAGTTATCTTATCATAACTTCTTCCATTGATAATTATTTCAATTGCAGCACCACCAATAGGATTTCCCTGTTTGTCTGTTAGGGTTGCTACAAATCTGGTGCCGT
This genomic stretch from Methanobrevibacter smithii ATCC 35061 harbors:
- a CDS encoding ornithine cyclodeaminase, nickel-pincer nucleotide-dependent, whose amino-acid sequence is MNSRTIELSGHVIDSLTLPKALDIIMDKGGDFDFLEFDVGKRKTDTSKVKMAVYAESIDLLNSILDELSVLGASISELKEVELVASSKDKVAPEGFYSTSNHTTHILYKGNWIVVENIEMDCLICVDEKNSRASVKPIAEIKAGDMIVVGRDGIKVTPPQRSREKSGTFEFMNSDVSSEKPLMNLIRGIAKEIKEIKSKGGKIAIVGGPAIVHTGSGKYLAALIREGYIDSLLAGNALATHDIESNIFGTSLGIEVETGEIIAHGHTHHMRAINKINRSGSIKQAVEDGTLTGGIMYECIKKDIPYVLAGSIRDDGPLPDVITDTAESQKLMRKQAQEVDMVIMIATMLHSIAMGNLLPSKVKSICVDINPATVTKLSDRGSAQVVSIVTDIGTFLPLLYESLHESD
- the speB gene encoding agmatinase, whose protein sequence is MLLNTYEPWKFAFSQEETDFNNLKEGAWGIIGVPFDSTTSYHPGSRFGPIVVREASYGFEKYNTIFNTQLDNIFYDFGDVNVVFGNCKKTCDIIEDTVNELSDLKIKPLTIGGEHSLTIGVLNSLTKKYDDLTVVHLDAHRDLADTFIGELYSHASVMKRVHEMGVKELVQIGIRSASKEEEDFVKNQSNITTFKNNDVFHHLDNIEYYLSIIDTPIYLSIDMDVFDPSIAPTVGNPTPNGIAYGHIEAMLQTLSLKNVVGMDVVETAGDRLGDITAVSASKIIYDFLSLL
- a CDS encoding translation initiation factor IF-5A; translated protein: MSTKVVEIKTLKVGKYIVLGGEASKITSLTTSSPGKHGAAKARLEAVGIFDNQKRSIVKPVDTKVDIPIIDKRVGQVLSIQGNNVQLMDMENYDTLDLPMPEELKDQITEGIEVDYIVALGNMKIMRTK
- a CDS encoding pyruvoyl-dependent arginine decarboxylase; translated protein: MKIAIVSGKDEGPTRLNAFDNALTAAGIGDVNLIKVSSMLGKNTQVKDLPKLKPGAMVNCVLSSVTSSKPGDTITAVVAVAIGEKLGCVVETTGTNKDPQDLIGEANFMVNYMMEKREVEIKDIIIESASTTVENIASVVASVVYLNDEIIEG
- a CDS encoding bifunctional NADP phosphatase/NAD kinase, with amino-acid sequence MDAKDKKIATDLCYDIIKEVGRAIRPYVGKPESGEKVKMGADGTPTSYIDVIAEDQVINILKNAPIRSYIISEEIGELKVGYGKKESVVLTQELRRTDLTPEQKPKFIFLIDPIDGTSNAIKEIPAYGISIAVANVPDGRLATLNDVELGFISNFGNGNFFEAEKGKGCWLNNEEVHPSDIVNISDMSLGGFTKSGTKAASKLVDNARRMRVLGSVVLELSYVASGRYDAFLDLRGSRIIDIAASKLIVEEAGGIITNKYGEKLDNKLSIYERTIVVAANNNILHKQIIDILNDNESDVIGEVGVVSRVDEYHAILFSVKIIDYLLNNGIDVVIERTLARKLEKLKKDPNLKNIINTTIKEHPELKDQLKNLNFNIEFKLLSQSIQDFKSDMAIILGGDGTLLRTQTKMTEEIPIFGINMGTVGFLTEIEVNETFDSLKKILKGEYYLEKRTKLVVSHENHHYSALNEVVVMTDEPSKMLHFQVQVDGEIIEEFRADGLIISTPSGSTAYSMSAGGPIVDPNVGGFIIIPICPYKLGVRPFIVSDESEIIVKLLKKGKTAVFVMDGQINEEAEYQEEIRFKKSDKHVYFIRNSNKCFYKKVKDKLNEGGINN
- the cfbE gene encoding coenzyme F430 synthase; this translates as MNSLVIDMTHGGVKIAVSLAKKDETVYAYDIYNTLKSVDKKMLAVYNVKIIDLDYLKNLNGNLRVIYPVHLPLTKRDIEKYNPSLNYTFLTHHEIIKELLKNWGNDIPKIEVTGVKGKTSCVFMLKEILIDKNPLILSSLGALLYENGVKKTLKQNISITPANIKETIDLAYKIANPVCEIAAGKCDSQNLKKYGCAIFESSLGASGIGDVGLLTNIVENYPIAKNKRTASEAKSQIFNCSIVAIQKETLDEFYKNIEHKKINTFSLNNNADVTVKNIEYDLDKTLFDISYNNIITANGEVISGEFKVETFAPGKHHVKNVLGVIATCLSLNIPKEKIIKGLANYKGIKGRTNKKIIENSTIIEEINPGINTKAIEESINMIRNLDDYYIAIGGDYGITCEEIDESKVSTYLDTLDYNIILTGEVGEGILKKMNKPVKYSKNFQDVYKQAIHNNKNLLLIYRSDYRKLNKR
- the hemC gene encoding hydroxymethylbilane synthase, producing the protein MNVGTRGSQLALAQTNQVCKDLASITNENIDVNIIKTKGDKITNSQLYNMDAKGLFTKELDKALLEEEIDFAVHSFKDLPTELDEELEIAAVPKRVAPNEVLISNKNWDELGPNSKLGTSSLRREAFCNYHNKCFELKPIRGNIETRISKVNGSDLDATLMAQAGLIRLNLTQHIKTVFPLDYITPAAGQGALAIITRKDSDKKEIISKLNDYQSRQEVFAEKQVLEELGVGCQWPIGAIAQMKDKQFCIYSILLTKEGEVLKEHTEKGSIRDAVQFGKKIGKVFKDYV
- a CDS encoding Gfo/Idh/MocA family protein; its protein translation is MRTVNVGVIGVGAMGYNHARVYYKLEEANLVAVSDVSERTLNKVAKKYDAKGFTDYEDLLKDPEIEVVSVCVPTTFHHDVVMEAIKHGKHVLVEKPIAFTLKEAEDMIAAAKEAGVILATGHVERFNPAVQKAKELIDNDVIGDIVSASAKRVGPFPPRIKDVGVTIDLAIHDLDVMNYLFDEDVIQVYGTMNSILEKCEFEDHAEIMINFKNESTGILEVNWLTPYKRRQIEITGTDGIISVDYIEQSIDVYGKFAQDIDIKHEEPLKEELRSFLNAVVNGTEPEITGEDGLKALKMVIAATKSSREHKPISFDEIE